In Spinacia oleracea cultivar Varoflay chromosome 5, BTI_SOV_V1, whole genome shotgun sequence, a single window of DNA contains:
- the LOC110790138 gene encoding protein DSS1 HOMOLOG ON CHROMOSOME V, translating into MATNEAKPATEEAKMDLFEDDDEFEEFEIDLEWDSKEEGKEVTQQWEDDWDDDDVNDDFSLQLRRELESNAAEKK; encoded by the exons ATGGCGACGAACGAGGCTAAACCAGCAACAGAAGAAGCTAAGATGGATCTGTTTGAAGACGATGATGAATTTGAGGAGTTCGAAATCGATCTCG AGTGGGACAGCAAGGAAGAAGGCAAAGAGGTGACACAACAGTGGGAAGACGAttgggatgatgatgatgtcaATGATGATTTCTCACTACAACTGAGGAGGGAACTCGAGAGCAATGCTGCTGAAAAGAAATGA
- the LOC110790130 gene encoding uncharacterized protein has product MGFSKFALFAIFMLAASAVIDAKYEARTTASIMTEELLKAEVKAMSSLREVERAVASKLKQNVMMTEDKCSPSGNICSGFGPPEQCCSGACVPHPILRIFVCQ; this is encoded by the exons ATGGGTTTCTCCAAATTTGCTCTCTTTGCCATTTTCATGCTCGCTGCATCAG CAGTGATAGATGCGAAATATGAAGCAAGAACCACTGCATCGATAATGACTGAAGAGCTCCTGAAGGCCGAAGTGAAGGCAATGTCATCACTTAGGGAAGTGGAAAGGGCTGTTGCTTCAAAATTGAAGCAAAATGTGATGATGACTGAAGATAAGTGTTCTCCATCAGGGAACATATGCTCGGGTTTCGGACCTCCGGAACAATGTTGTTCCGGCGCTTGTGTTCCTCATCCTATATTAAGGATCTTTGTATGCCAGTAA